A single region of the Polyangiaceae bacterium genome encodes:
- a CDS encoding folylpolyglutamate synthase/dihydrofolate synthase family protein, protein MTDFKSTLQRLYERLPSQPKLDLSRVQDVCDRLGNPEQSFDVVHVAGTNGKGSVCAFVAAAAQAAGKRTGLYTSPHLVKFSERIRIDGEPLDDGELAELLERVLDEGPELTFFEAATVAAFLAFQEAKVEIAVIEVGLGGRLDATNVVPEPKVVAITRVAFDHMVELGDTLAKIAAEKAGIIKKGATVVLGKLHPDARHVIEREVDRVGAHLVALGSPEPIPGAALAYPRFAMFGSNLAVAVTVAQELGIAPKTIAEGIEAATWAGRNELLHRGGQELTLLDCAHNPDGAVALSHVLDPSMYGEVESRRQVALVFGSMQRKNWRAMLRRLEHAAAHRVFVAPPIPGKAVDPHEMVKVFSGEVAESVERALAVAREKVGARGLVVVTGSSYLVGAARAHLLGLEADPPVDS, encoded by the coding sequence GTGACGGATTTCAAGAGCACCCTGCAGCGCCTGTACGAGCGTCTCCCGAGTCAGCCCAAGCTGGATCTTTCGCGTGTGCAGGACGTCTGCGATCGCCTCGGGAACCCGGAGCAATCCTTCGACGTGGTTCATGTCGCTGGCACCAACGGCAAGGGCAGCGTCTGCGCCTTCGTCGCCGCGGCGGCTCAAGCGGCAGGCAAGCGCACGGGACTCTATACGTCGCCTCACTTGGTGAAGTTCTCGGAGCGCATTCGCATCGATGGCGAACCCCTCGACGACGGAGAGCTGGCTGAGCTTCTGGAGCGCGTGCTGGACGAAGGTCCGGAGCTCACGTTCTTCGAAGCCGCGACCGTCGCGGCGTTCCTGGCATTCCAGGAAGCCAAAGTGGAGATTGCGGTGATCGAAGTCGGCCTGGGGGGTCGCCTCGACGCCACCAACGTCGTTCCCGAACCCAAAGTGGTGGCCATCACTCGTGTGGCCTTCGACCACATGGTCGAGCTTGGCGACACGCTGGCGAAGATCGCCGCGGAAAAGGCCGGAATCATCAAGAAGGGTGCAACCGTCGTGCTGGGCAAGCTGCACCCGGACGCCCGTCACGTGATCGAGCGCGAGGTGGATCGCGTGGGTGCACACTTGGTCGCCCTCGGCAGCCCCGAGCCGATCCCCGGCGCTGCCTTGGCGTATCCCCGCTTCGCCATGTTTGGCTCCAATCTGGCGGTGGCAGTGACCGTCGCCCAGGAGCTTGGCATCGCACCCAAGACCATCGCCGAGGGCATCGAAGCCGCCACCTGGGCGGGGCGCAACGAGCTGCTCCATCGCGGTGGGCAGGAGTTGACCTTGCTCGACTGCGCGCACAATCCAGACGGCGCCGTGGCGCTGTCCCACGTGCTGGATCCGAGCATGTACGGCGAGGTGGAATCTCGACGTCAGGTCGCGCTCGTCTTTGGCTCGATGCAGCGCAAGAACTGGCGCGCCATGTTGCGGCGGCTCGAGCACGCCGCGGCCCACCGCGTGTTCGTTGCGCCCCCGATTCCGGGGAAAGCCGTGGATCCCCACGAGATGGTGAAGGTCTTCAGCGGAGAGGTGGCCGAAAGCGTCGAGCGCGCCCTGGCCGTAGCCCGAGAAAAAGTGGGTGCTCGCGGCCTCGTCGTGGTCACCGGCTCGAGCTACCTGGTCGGGGCCGCACGCGCCCATCTGCTCGGGCTCGAGGCCGATCCGCCCGTGGACTCGTGA
- the accD gene encoding acetyl-CoA carboxylase, carboxyltransferase subunit beta yields the protein MVLPQKTPAQTLPGEKRSLGQGMFQKCDACGHVHTADDFRDAFWVCTVCGNHHAMPPAAWRQLLLDDERLERWDEHVLPADPLRFDDGKPYRSRLERATKNSRHSEAVETGSGRMDGAPVAYASFIFPFMGGSMGSVVGERITRWFERALDDDLPAILLHASGGARMQEGLLSLMQMAKTVGALRRYRTGRRPYISVLVHPTTGGVAASTALLGDVNLAEPNALIGFAGPRVIESTLRTTLPPGFQRSEFLLSHGMVDLIVPRAEMKATLVRLLSHLSKP from the coding sequence GTGGTCCTCCCCCAGAAAACCCCTGCTCAGACCTTACCAGGCGAAAAGCGTTCGCTGGGTCAGGGCATGTTCCAGAAGTGCGATGCCTGTGGCCATGTGCACACCGCGGATGATTTCCGTGATGCCTTCTGGGTCTGCACCGTCTGCGGCAATCATCATGCGATGCCCCCTGCGGCCTGGCGACAGCTGCTGCTGGATGACGAGCGGCTGGAGCGATGGGACGAGCACGTGCTACCGGCCGACCCGCTGCGCTTCGACGACGGCAAACCCTATCGCTCGCGGCTGGAGCGGGCCACGAAGAACAGTCGGCACAGCGAGGCCGTGGAAACGGGGAGCGGGCGCATGGACGGCGCTCCCGTGGCGTACGCGTCCTTCATTTTTCCCTTCATGGGGGGCAGCATGGGGTCGGTGGTGGGCGAGCGCATCACGCGCTGGTTCGAGCGAGCCCTGGATGACGATCTGCCCGCGATCCTGCTTCACGCCTCGGGTGGGGCCCGCATGCAGGAAGGCCTGCTCAGCCTGATGCAGATGGCCAAGACCGTGGGCGCCCTGCGCCGGTATCGCACCGGCCGGCGGCCCTACATCTCCGTGTTGGTGCATCCCACGACGGGCGGCGTTGCAGCGAGCACGGCGCTCCTGGGCGACGTCAATCTGGCCGAGCCCAACGCTCTGATAGGCTTCGCGGGACCCCGCGTCATCGAGAGCACGCTGCGAACCACCCTGCCCCCGGGCTTCCAGCGCTCGGAATTTTTGCTTTCTCATGGCATGGTCGACCTGATCGTGCCCCGAGCCGAGATGAAGGCGACCCTGGTACGCCTCCTTTCCCACCTGAGCAAACCGTGA